Within the Candidatus Glassbacteria bacterium genome, the region ATCTCCACCGCCTCGATCGCGGTGTCGCCGGTAATGCGCAGGCCGCCGTGGAACTCGGATTTCACGCCCATGATATCCAGCAGCCGGGTGATATCCTTACCTCCTCCATGGACAATCACCGGCCGGGGCCGCATCCCGCCGACCAGGCCGGCCAGATGTTTGAGGAACTTGGGGCTGTCCACTTCGCCGCCACCGACCTTGAGCACTGTTTTGCGCCGCTCAGGCATTGTTAAATCCTCCCGCTGCCGGCGTCCAGACCGGCTGTCTCTCCGATGCCGAACACCAGGTTGAAATTCTGCACCGCCGCCCCGGCGGCCCCCTTGACCAGGTTGTCTATCGCGGCTGTTATCAGCACCAGTTCCGTGCCGGCCACCTCGTGTACACCGAGCACGCAACGGTTGTTGTACCGCACGTATCCGAGCTGCGCGGCCCGTCCTCCGCCCAGCACGCTGACAAACGGTTCCTCGGCATAATAACCATCCAGCAGCTCCGCCACCTCCGCTGCGCTCCGTCCCGTGCCCGACAGGTAGATTGTCGAGAGGATTCCCCGGTTGAACGGAGCGAGCTGGGGCGTGAACGCCACTTTCACCTCGCGGCCGGCCAGCGACCCCAGGACCGTTTCCATCTCGCCCACGTGACGATGGGTGCGGCCGAGATTATAGGGCAAAATCTCTTCGTTGACCTCCACGTAATGGGTGGCCAGACTCGCCTTGCGGCCCGCGCCTGTCACCCCGCTCTTGGAGTCGACGATCACT harbors:
- a CDS encoding N-acetyl-gamma-glutamyl-phosphate reductase, whose translation is TSGYTGLELVRILLGHPEVEIAFATSETYAGKTLGDVFPCGIELKLIPAADADPSDVDAVFTCLPHTTAMETVGQVYRRGLKVIDLSADFRFRDPADYRQWYDTDHLVPELLCESAYGLPELFRGEIVKAGIVGNPGCYPTTVLLAVGPLAAEGWLAEAATVIVDSKSGVTGAGRKASLATHYVEVNEEILPYNLGRTHRHVGEMETVLGSLAGREVKVAFTPQLAPFNRGILSTIYLSGTGRSAAEVAELLDGYYAEEPFVSVLGGGRAAQLGYVRYNNRCVLGVHEVAGTELVLITAAIDNLVKGAAGAAVQNFNLVFGIGETAGLDAGSGRI